One part of the Corynebacterium aurimucosum ATCC 700975 genome encodes these proteins:
- a CDS encoding DUF5318 family protein: MAYRNEVSYEWERAQHLRELRAGKLGPEEVCDADFFLRAAAEHHGVDMHKPCPVCGEEMRLTRWVYGDALKRRAGSARSEAEIAEIAAEGIEFTVHFVEVCPACRWNHLLRAATVYALG; this comes from the coding sequence GTGGCCTACCGCAATGAGGTCTCCTATGAATGGGAGCGCGCGCAACATCTGCGTGAACTTCGTGCGGGGAAGCTCGGGCCCGAAGAGGTATGCGATGCCGATTTTTTCCTTCGTGCTGCGGCGGAGCACCACGGCGTCGACATGCACAAGCCGTGCCCAGTCTGCGGTGAGGAAATGCGGCTGACTCGGTGGGTGTACGGAGATGCCTTGAAACGCCGAGCAGGCAGCGCGCGCAGCGAAGCAGAAATCGCGGAGATAGCCGCCGAGGGAATCGAGTTCACCGTGCATTTCGTGGAAGTGTGTCCGGCGTGCCGCTGGAATCATCTGCTTCGAGCCGCCACGGTCTATGCTCTAGGGTAG
- a CDS encoding MarR family winged helix-turn-helix transcriptional regulator has product MSEETIESPVPYEDALEVARQIQPALNKLMLIFQRTTEGTSLTTSQVSIMNQLRMRGPSRVSTIAQAELIRMPTASNALYQLERQGFVERHRDEKDRRGVLVALTQLGESELTIVSRQRAAALAEILRWLDPEDIKDADTLVNLISKLADVYRPIMEGK; this is encoded by the coding sequence ATGAGTGAAGAAACTATTGAATCCCCAGTCCCCTATGAGGATGCCCTGGAAGTCGCCCGCCAGATCCAGCCGGCGCTCAACAAGCTCATGCTCATCTTCCAGCGCACCACGGAGGGCACGTCCCTGACAACGTCGCAGGTCTCCATCATGAACCAGCTGCGCATGCGCGGCCCCTCCCGCGTGAGCACCATCGCGCAAGCAGAACTCATCCGAATGCCGACCGCCTCCAATGCGCTATACCAATTGGAGCGCCAAGGCTTCGTGGAACGGCACCGCGATGAAAAAGACCGCCGCGGCGTACTCGTCGCCCTCACCCAGCTCGGGGAATCCGAGCTGACCATTGTCTCCCGCCAACGCGCGGCAGCTTTGGCTGAGATCCTGCGCTGGCTCGACCCAGAGGACATCAAGGACGCTGACACTTTGGTCAATCTCATCTCCAAGCTTGCCGATGTCTACCGTCCAATCATGGAAGGGAAATAG
- a CDS encoding NAD(P)H-hydrate epimerase: MRPAYTVAAVRAAEKRLLKQQSHEEQLMKLAAAAVAEAASVMLEERPGAVLILAGSGGNGGDGLYAGAALASRGVSVHALVPERCHEEALAAFRSAGGAVLSADALPSGSALVIDAIAGLGSARGLSGTALSLYREATAAGATVLAVDMPTGVDADTGVCAADAVRADITVTFGSPRLGHALAAECGQVVVSDLFLPGAPSFAATLAELDEPAAFIAHEPSVPTPFTWQSGELDLPDGRASRPWPVGCTGPIVDPTPGARSDKYSGGVVALAAGSDIYPGAGILCTTAAVRATPSMVRFIGDNSITCLLPELVCHPDVSSAGQAQAWVVGPGRGTDAAAATELRKVLAQGLPTVIDADALTLLARNTSLRQKATEHPMTILTPHEGEFSRLYEATFGSAPDASAGWAAALHELAEELHSIILLKGRLTRVTAPGQPIYSFNAGHSFAATPGSGDALSGILGAVVAQLFASPSTETGADPTARTITEVLHAGAIHAHAAAIAAETPDGFAPCSASQIAAAIPQAIARLVNAKR; encoded by the coding sequence ATGCGCCCTGCTTATACCGTTGCCGCCGTCCGTGCCGCTGAGAAGCGCCTGCTTAAACAGCAGTCTCATGAGGAGCAGCTTATGAAACTGGCCGCCGCGGCGGTGGCAGAGGCTGCTTCGGTGATGCTGGAGGAACGCCCCGGAGCGGTGCTCATTCTTGCCGGTTCCGGCGGCAACGGCGGGGACGGGCTTTACGCCGGTGCGGCGCTGGCCTCGCGCGGGGTTTCGGTCCATGCCCTGGTTCCAGAGCGCTGTCACGAGGAGGCTCTCGCTGCGTTCCGTTCCGCCGGTGGCGCGGTCCTTTCTGCCGACGCGCTGCCGTCAGGCAGCGCGCTGGTTATTGACGCCATCGCCGGCCTCGGCTCCGCCCGGGGCTTAAGCGGCACCGCGCTCTCGCTCTACCGCGAAGCCACCGCTGCCGGGGCTACAGTCTTAGCCGTCGACATGCCCACCGGCGTCGATGCCGACACGGGAGTGTGCGCCGCGGATGCCGTCCGCGCCGATATCACCGTCACCTTCGGCTCGCCGCGCCTCGGCCACGCGCTGGCCGCCGAATGCGGACAGGTCGTGGTCTCCGATCTCTTCTTACCCGGCGCGCCCTCGTTTGCTGCGACCCTCGCTGAACTGGACGAACCAGCGGCCTTCATCGCCCACGAGCCCTCCGTGCCGACGCCCTTTACGTGGCAATCGGGCGAACTCGATCTTCCTGACGGGCGCGCATCCCGCCCCTGGCCGGTTGGCTGCACCGGACCCATCGTTGATCCCACACCAGGCGCGCGCTCGGATAAGTATTCCGGTGGCGTCGTCGCCCTGGCCGCCGGCAGCGATATCTACCCGGGTGCGGGGATCCTGTGTACCACCGCGGCGGTGCGCGCCACGCCCTCGATGGTGCGCTTCATCGGCGATAACTCAATCACCTGTTTGCTGCCCGAGCTGGTTTGCCATCCCGATGTGTCCTCCGCCGGCCAAGCCCAGGCCTGGGTCGTGGGCCCCGGCCGCGGCACCGATGCAGCGGCCGCCACCGAACTGCGAAAGGTCCTGGCGCAGGGTCTGCCCACCGTCATCGATGCCGATGCCCTAACGCTTCTGGCACGCAATACCTCCCTGCGCCAGAAAGCCACCGAACACCCGATGACCATCCTCACCCCGCATGAAGGCGAGTTCAGCCGTCTCTATGAGGCCACTTTCGGCTCTGCTCCCGATGCGTCTGCTGGGTGGGCCGCTGCCCTCCACGAGCTTGCCGAAGAGCTACACAGCATCATCCTGCTCAAGGGCCGCCTAACCCGCGTCACCGCCCCGGGCCAGCCGATCTATTCCTTCAACGCCGGTCACTCCTTTGCCGCGACCCCCGGCTCCGGGGACGCCCTCTCCGGCATCCTGGGCGCGGTCGTAGCCCAGCTCTTCGCCAGCCCCTCCACCGAAACTGGCGCCGACCCCACCGCCCGAACCATCACCGAGGTCCTCCACGCCGGTGCCATCCACGCGCATGCGGCGGCCATCGCAGCCGAGACCCCCGACGGGTTCGCCCCCTGCTCCGCCTCCCAGATCGCGGCGGCCATCCCGCAGGCCATCGCGCGGCTGGTCAACGCGAAGCGTTAG
- a CDS encoding rhodanese-related sulfurtransferase, with amino-acid sequence MTIGKILLYYCFTPIEDPTAIMLWQRSLCEKLGLKGRILISEHGINGTVGGDMDACKRYVRETREYPGFKKMEFKWSEGGAEDFPRLSVKVRDEIVAFGAPGELKVDENGVIGGGVHLKPEEVNKLVEERGEEVVFFDGRNAMEAEIGKFKNAVVPDVRTTHDFIAELESGKYDWMKDKPVVSYCTGGIRCEILSALMKNRGFNEVYQIDGGIVRYGEKYGNDGLWEGSMYVFDKRMHHEFGQGLEDPGFIQLGHCVHCGKGTNTFHNCINEDTCRKQVLICDDCIQHVETQHCGRPDCAEVAASQAQA; translated from the coding sequence GTGACTATTGGCAAGATTCTCCTCTACTACTGCTTTACTCCCATCGAGGACCCCACCGCGATCATGCTGTGGCAGCGCTCCCTGTGCGAGAAGCTCGGGCTGAAGGGCCGCATCCTCATCTCGGAGCACGGCATCAACGGCACCGTGGGCGGGGACATGGATGCGTGTAAGCGCTACGTGCGCGAGACCCGCGAGTACCCGGGATTCAAGAAGATGGAGTTCAAGTGGTCCGAAGGCGGAGCGGAAGACTTTCCGCGCCTGTCGGTCAAGGTGCGCGATGAAATTGTGGCCTTCGGCGCGCCGGGCGAGCTCAAGGTGGATGAGAACGGCGTCATCGGCGGTGGTGTCCACCTCAAGCCCGAAGAGGTCAACAAGCTGGTGGAGGAGCGTGGCGAGGAGGTCGTCTTCTTCGACGGCCGCAACGCCATGGAGGCGGAAATCGGCAAATTCAAGAATGCCGTGGTGCCGGATGTGCGTACGACCCATGACTTCATCGCCGAACTCGAGTCCGGCAAGTATGACTGGATGAAGGATAAGCCCGTGGTCTCCTATTGCACGGGCGGTATTCGCTGCGAAATTCTTTCCGCCTTGATGAAAAACCGAGGCTTTAACGAGGTCTATCAGATTGACGGCGGCATTGTCCGCTACGGCGAAAAGTACGGCAACGATGGCCTGTGGGAAGGCTCGATGTATGTCTTTGACAAGCGCATGCACCACGAGTTTGGCCAGGGCCTAGAGGATCCGGGCTTTATTCAGCTCGGCCACTGCGTGCATTGTGGGAAGGGGACGAATACCTTCCACAACTGCATTAATGAGGACACCTGCCGCAAGCAGGTGCTCATCTGTGATGACTGCATCCAGCACGTTGAGACACAGCACTGTGGGCGCCCAGATTGCGCCGAGGTGGCTGCGTCCCAGGCGCAGGCCTAG
- a CDS encoding DUF1846 domain-containing protein has product MGRAIGFDREKYIELQSEHINARRKEIGGKLYLEMGGKLFDDMHASRVLPGFTPDNKIAMLERIKDDVEILVCINAKDIERQKMRGDLGILYEDDVLRLVDVFRDRGFLVNNIVMTQLEDGNSQAEAFIERLERLGLTVARHRIIPGYPANIDLIVSEDGLGKNDYVETTRDLVVVTAPGPGSGKLATALSQVYHENLRGVPAGYAKFETFPIWNLPLDHPVNLAYEAATVDLNDANVIDHFHLSAHGESTVNYNRDVEAFPLLKSLLERLTGTVPYQSPTDMGVNMVGFCITDDEVCREASQQEIIRRYFKTLVEEARNGLDTTQSERAAVVMAKAGIKSTDRPVVLPARQKAEETQGPAAALQLHDGTIITGRTSPLLGCSAAALLNALKHLAGIDDELHLLSPESIEPIQTLKTKHLGSQNPRLHTDEVLIALSVSAAKDENARRALDALKELQGCDVHTTTILGSVDEGIFRNLGVLVTSDPVFARKSALYQKR; this is encoded by the coding sequence ATGGGGCGCGCAATCGGTTTTGACCGTGAAAAATACATTGAGCTGCAGTCGGAGCACATTAATGCTCGGCGCAAAGAAATTGGCGGGAAGCTTTACCTGGAAATGGGCGGCAAGCTTTTCGATGACATGCACGCCTCCCGCGTTCTGCCCGGTTTCACCCCGGATAACAAGATTGCGATGCTCGAGCGCATCAAGGATGACGTAGAAATCCTCGTCTGCATTAATGCCAAGGACATTGAGCGCCAGAAGATGCGCGGTGACTTGGGGATCCTCTACGAAGATGATGTGCTGCGGCTTGTCGACGTCTTCCGGGACCGCGGCTTCCTGGTTAACAACATCGTCATGACCCAGCTAGAGGATGGCAATAGCCAGGCGGAGGCTTTCATCGAGCGCCTCGAGCGTTTGGGGCTGACGGTGGCACGCCACCGCATCATTCCGGGCTACCCCGCCAACATCGACCTCATTGTCTCCGAGGATGGCCTGGGCAAGAATGACTATGTGGAGACCACCCGTGACCTCGTGGTGGTCACCGCGCCGGGGCCGGGCTCCGGCAAGCTGGCTACCGCGCTCTCGCAGGTCTACCACGAGAATCTGCGCGGCGTGCCAGCAGGCTATGCCAAGTTTGAGACCTTCCCGATCTGGAACCTGCCGCTCGATCACCCGGTGAACCTGGCCTATGAGGCGGCCACCGTGGACCTGAACGACGCCAACGTCATCGACCACTTCCACCTCTCCGCGCACGGCGAATCCACGGTGAACTACAACCGCGATGTCGAGGCCTTCCCGCTGCTGAAGTCTCTGCTGGAGCGCCTGACCGGCACCGTTCCCTACCAGTCTCCGACGGACATGGGCGTGAACATGGTGGGCTTCTGCATCACCGACGATGAGGTCTGCCGCGAGGCCTCCCAGCAGGAGATCATCCGCCGTTACTTCAAGACGCTGGTGGAGGAGGCCCGCAATGGCCTCGACACCACGCAATCCGAGCGCGCCGCCGTAGTCATGGCGAAGGCCGGCATTAAGTCCACCGACCGTCCGGTTGTGCTCCCGGCACGTCAGAAGGCGGAAGAGACGCAAGGCCCGGCAGCCGCGCTGCAGCTTCACGACGGCACCATCATCACCGGCCGCACCTCCCCGTTGCTGGGCTGCTCCGCAGCCGCGCTGCTCAATGCGCTCAAGCACCTCGCTGGCATTGATGATGAACTGCATTTGTTGTCCCCGGAATCCATCGAGCCCATCCAAACGCTGAAGACGAAGCACCTGGGCTCCCAGAACCCGCGTCTGCACACCGACGAGGTGCTCATCGCGCTGTCGGTATCCGCGGCGAAGGACGAGAACGCCCGCCGCGCGCTTGATGCGCTCAAGGAGCTTCAGGGCTGCGATGTCCACACCACCACCATCTTGGGTTCGGTGGATGAGGGCATCTTCCGCAACCTGGGTGTCCTGGTGACCTCCGATCCGGTCTTTGCCCGCAAGAGCGCGCTGTACCAGAAGCGCTAA
- a CDS encoding universal stress protein, translated as MAKNSSHPAEGPCSPDDQLPPLRVLVSWSPSSTGTEAIEFAAWLARSTSVRIRVVSTISQPLTVTSLSKLSGSYKKWFKKERATCERAVKQALHAAGVDKDQLDKNVSVLLAGPSRPQLLEQAAEDFKASVILLGANQSAPKGRFFSGSTADALLHYSPLPVGLIPRGIKLSKHGVTRINFAFTDLGSADDPALLHAACIAQRGGIPLRILAFSAKGLVDVPLEYSPTFPSDAPNWREHSLSLLDRAHDFIADAYPELSVTTAIGSGHGWSGAVDSLKWKKGDLLCLGSSPMGPIERVFIGSTATELLPHLGVPVLVCPSTYDKEAR; from the coding sequence ATGGCTAAGAATTCTTCACACCCTGCGGAAGGGCCATGCTCCCCGGACGACCAGCTCCCTCCGCTCCGCGTCCTGGTGTCGTGGAGCCCTAGCTCCACCGGCACGGAGGCTATCGAATTTGCCGCGTGGCTCGCGCGTTCCACCTCCGTTCGGATTCGCGTGGTTTCAACGATTTCGCAGCCCCTCACCGTGACGTCGCTCAGCAAGCTCAGCGGTTCCTACAAGAAGTGGTTCAAGAAGGAGCGCGCCACCTGCGAACGCGCCGTCAAGCAGGCCTTGCACGCAGCCGGGGTGGACAAGGACCAGCTCGATAAAAACGTCTCCGTTCTCTTGGCAGGGCCTTCTCGCCCACAGCTCTTGGAGCAGGCGGCTGAGGACTTCAAGGCGAGCGTCATCCTCCTTGGGGCCAATCAATCCGCGCCGAAGGGCCGTTTCTTCTCTGGTTCTACTGCCGACGCGCTTCTGCACTACTCGCCCCTCCCTGTCGGTCTCATCCCGCGTGGTATCAAGCTGTCCAAGCACGGCGTCACTCGCATCAATTTCGCCTTCACCGACTTGGGCAGTGCCGACGACCCCGCCCTCCTGCATGCCGCATGCATTGCACAGCGCGGCGGAATCCCCCTGCGTATCCTGGCGTTTTCCGCCAAGGGGCTTGTCGACGTCCCCCTCGAATACTCTCCGACCTTTCCCTCCGATGCCCCCAATTGGCGCGAGCACTCACTCTCACTGTTGGACCGGGCGCACGATTTCATTGCGGATGCCTACCCCGAGCTTTCGGTCACGACGGCCATCGGCAGCGGCCATGGTTGGTCCGGCGCGGTGGATTCACTGAAGTGGAAGAAGGGCGATCTGCTCTGCTTGGGTTCCTCTCCCATGGGGCCCATCGAACGCGTCTTCATCGGCAGCACCGCCACCGAGCTGCTTCCCCACCTGGGCGTTCCAGTACTGGTCTGTCCCAGCACCTACGATAAAGAAGCACGTTAG
- a CDS encoding transglycosylase domain-containing protein, translated as MTEKETSGRKSGKSRKSPSRSARHSSSSKRRWPWIVLTVLFVLVGIPALLFGFAYTQYDVPEPEELQPSQISTIVAGDGETQLAKLVPPEGNRRQVTLDEIPDYVEGSVLAAEDREFWTNSGFSFTGLGRAVLGKLTGDSTAGGGSTITQQYVKNTLVGDEYSYVRKIRELIYSVKMTNEWSKEEILNAYLNTVYFGRNAYGIEAASNAYFNKDAKDLTVEEGAMLAGLIQSPSVLDPWVDEERSQARWNYVMDGLVEMGELDSAERSQMAFPETRDPGEYSAYTEAPGAYGHIKNQVTGELARVGITEDQLATGGLKVTTTIDMTVQNASTDAAHEQLAVLQEDARAAAVTIDPATGAVRGYFGGDDSNGWDYANSPLQTGSVFKIMALAAALQQGIDLNTYYSSAPYQLPGSQTVTNVGGGCGSCSIAEALKNSYNTSFLRLQDDLENKMQDTADMAHALGVARSLPGIEKTLTENGGTPYEGVVLGQYQSRPLDMATAMATLTNQGVWHQPHFVQKVENAAGEVLYENPTDGGERRVSANVANNVISAMQPIAAWSNGALAGGRPSASKTGTTQLGDTGTNKDAWMVGSTPQLATAVWVGTADNTSAIFNQWGGIMYGSDAPTKIWKSILDTSLANVEQQSFPQAYPIHYGVGSWGSGYVYDPSQSTTWNQAPASPENEGDEEAPAEDGENHDEGRGETPGRPAQPEQPAQPAEPEVPSLDDILNGDGLDQLLGQ; from the coding sequence GTGACCGAGAAGGAAACCTCTGGGCGAAAGTCCGGTAAAAGTAGGAAGAGCCCCTCGCGCAGCGCACGGCATTCGTCGAGCTCTAAACGCCGCTGGCCGTGGATCGTGCTCACTGTCTTATTTGTTTTGGTGGGCATCCCCGCCCTTCTCTTCGGCTTCGCGTATACGCAGTACGACGTCCCGGAGCCCGAGGAGCTGCAGCCGAGTCAGATTTCCACCATCGTCGCCGGCGATGGGGAAACGCAGTTGGCCAAGCTGGTTCCGCCTGAGGGCAACCGGCGCCAGGTGACCCTGGACGAGATCCCGGATTATGTAGAGGGATCCGTGCTGGCCGCCGAGGACCGCGAGTTCTGGACCAACTCAGGCTTTTCCTTCACTGGATTGGGCCGCGCTGTCTTGGGCAAGCTCACGGGCGACAGCACTGCCGGCGGTGGTTCCACGATCACCCAGCAGTACGTAAAGAACACACTGGTGGGTGATGAATACTCCTACGTTCGCAAGATTCGTGAGCTCATCTACTCGGTGAAGATGACCAACGAGTGGTCCAAGGAAGAAATCCTCAACGCCTACCTCAATACGGTCTACTTCGGCCGTAATGCTTATGGCATCGAGGCTGCATCTAACGCCTACTTCAACAAGGACGCTAAGGACCTCACCGTAGAGGAAGGCGCTATGCTCGCCGGCCTCATCCAGTCTCCATCCGTGTTGGATCCGTGGGTGGATGAGGAACGCTCGCAGGCCCGTTGGAACTACGTCATGGATGGTCTCGTCGAGATGGGCGAGCTGGATTCGGCTGAACGTTCCCAGATGGCCTTCCCGGAGACGCGCGACCCGGGCGAGTACTCTGCCTACACCGAGGCGCCCGGCGCCTATGGGCACATCAAGAACCAAGTCACCGGCGAGTTGGCACGCGTGGGAATCACCGAGGACCAGCTGGCCACCGGTGGCCTCAAGGTGACCACCACCATTGATATGACTGTGCAAAACGCGTCGACCGACGCCGCCCACGAGCAGCTTGCCGTGCTGCAGGAGGACGCTCGTGCCGCAGCCGTGACCATCGACCCAGCAACGGGCGCTGTGCGCGGTTACTTTGGCGGCGATGACTCGAATGGTTGGGACTACGCTAACTCCCCGCTGCAGACCGGCTCGGTCTTTAAGATCATGGCGCTGGCCGCAGCCCTCCAGCAGGGCATTGACCTCAACACCTATTACTCCTCTGCTCCCTACCAACTGCCTGGTTCCCAGACCGTGACCAACGTGGGCGGCGGCTGTGGAAGCTGTTCCATCGCTGAGGCACTGAAGAATTCTTATAACACGTCCTTCCTGCGCCTCCAGGATGACCTGGAAAACAAGATGCAGGACACCGCGGACATGGCCCACGCGTTGGGCGTCGCCCGCAGCCTGCCGGGGATTGAGAAGACCCTGACGGAAAACGGTGGCACGCCGTACGAAGGCGTGGTGTTGGGCCAGTACCAGTCCCGCCCGCTCGATATGGCAACCGCCATGGCTACCTTGACCAACCAGGGCGTCTGGCACCAGCCGCACTTCGTACAGAAGGTAGAAAACGCCGCCGGCGAGGTCCTCTACGAGAATCCGACCGATGGCGGTGAGCGCCGTGTCTCCGCCAACGTTGCTAATAACGTTATTTCTGCGATGCAGCCGATTGCGGCATGGTCGAATGGCGCACTGGCTGGTGGACGCCCGTCGGCCTCCAAGACTGGTACCACCCAGCTGGGTGATACGGGTACAAACAAAGATGCCTGGATGGTTGGGTCCACGCCGCAGCTGGCTACAGCAGTGTGGGTAGGCACGGCTGATAACACCTCCGCAATCTTTAATCAGTGGGGCGGAATCATGTACGGCTCGGACGCACCGACGAAGATCTGGAAGTCCATCTTGGACACCTCTCTGGCCAACGTCGAGCAGCAGTCCTTCCCGCAGGCTTATCCGATTCACTATGGCGTCGGCAGCTGGGGCTCCGGGTATGTCTATGACCCGAGCCAGAGCACCACGTGGAACCAGGCGCCGGCAAGCCCGGAGAACGAGGGCGACGAGGAAGCGCCAGCCGAAGACGGCGAGAACCACGATGAGGGACGGGGGGAGACCCCAGGCCGGCCAGCGCAGCCTGAGCAACCGGCCCAACCCGCAGAGCCCGAGGTCCCTTCGCTCGATGACATTCTCAATGGAGATGGACTCGACCAATTACTTGGTCAATAG
- a CDS encoding Fpg/Nei family DNA glycosylase: protein MPEGHVIHRLARTLNADFRNKPLAVSSPQGRFATEAALVDASPLSLAEAFGKHLFVHFDTDNPRHVIYIHLGLIGSLRFEPSADVWGQIRLRIDNGTTAANLRGPQFCTLITEEEYQAKVAKVGQDPLRKDADPDTLWDRVHASRRSIGAMLMDQGLFAGVGNIYRAEALFRQELSPFIPGNQLDRAEFDAIWSDLVDLMDYGVEHGRIDTVRPAHTPEAMGREPRKDDHGGEVYVYRRAGLPCHVCCTEIREQVMQGRNLFWCPTCQPAR, encoded by the coding sequence ATGCCTGAGGGACACGTTATTCACCGCCTTGCCCGCACACTGAATGCGGATTTCCGTAACAAGCCGCTGGCCGTGAGCAGCCCCCAAGGCCGGTTCGCTACGGAGGCCGCGCTTGTCGACGCCTCTCCCCTCTCCCTCGCCGAAGCCTTTGGCAAGCACCTTTTTGTCCACTTCGATACGGATAACCCGCGCCACGTTATCTATATCCATCTGGGCCTCATCGGTTCCCTGCGCTTTGAGCCTTCTGCCGATGTGTGGGGCCAGATCCGGCTACGCATCGATAACGGCACAACGGCCGCGAACCTGCGCGGCCCGCAGTTCTGCACGCTCATCACGGAGGAGGAGTACCAGGCCAAGGTGGCGAAGGTGGGCCAGGATCCGCTGCGCAAGGATGCCGACCCAGATACCCTATGGGACCGCGTGCATGCCTCGCGACGCAGCATCGGCGCGATGCTCATGGACCAGGGTCTATTCGCCGGGGTGGGCAACATCTACCGCGCAGAAGCTCTTTTCCGACAAGAGCTTTCCCCCTTCATCCCCGGCAACCAGCTCGACCGCGCCGAGTTCGATGCCATCTGGTCTGACCTGGTCGATCTCATGGACTACGGTGTCGAGCACGGCCGCATCGACACGGTCCGTCCCGCCCATACGCCGGAGGCCATGGGCCGCGAGCCGCGCAAGGATGACCACGGCGGCGAGGTCTATGTCTATCGCCGCGCCGGCCTGCCGTGCCATGTGTGCTGCACCGAGATCCGCGAGCAGGTCATGCAGGGCCGCAACCTCTTCTGGTGCCCTACCTGCCAACCCGCGCGCTAG
- a CDS encoding glycosyltransferase family 87 protein translates to MTRNAVDALGGPTGRFARSAYSGWWTPLRVAITLAWTFLAFGFLSKATCAGSRRGEDGLISLNWDGNRQYTAFCYNDIVPLYGGRGLDQPGFPYAYSWVEGDLTRYMEYPVLAGLFQGAVGWLARTTYPAVEWLGMADVSWYFGLTAFIMSLVWVGTVVMVFQLTGNRAWDTILMAASPLVVIHAFTNWDIPSVAFMAGALLAVTKRKNWLAGILIGLGTAFKLWPLFILGAFLVLAIRHKRWAPFFKMFAATAVTWLVVNLPVALAYPEAWGEFFRLNQERGADWTTIYALLSRVTGVGFEADFLNTFSLVAFLACCAAIAIMGLKTPRAPRVAEMIYLIIMAFLIFNKVWSPQYSLWLVVPALLALPRWRLIFSWALADALLWPILTWHMLGAENKGLPHEMLDIAVITRDGFIIAIGVLIIRQMWGKSEDKVRAAHGGRDPLAGDFAR, encoded by the coding sequence ATGACCCGCAACGCGGTCGACGCCTTGGGTGGGCCGACGGGGCGCTTTGCTCGTTCGGCCTATTCCGGGTGGTGGACGCCCCTGCGCGTGGCTATCACGCTGGCGTGGACGTTTTTGGCATTTGGGTTTTTGAGTAAGGCAACCTGTGCGGGTAGTCGCCGGGGCGAGGATGGCCTCATCAGCCTGAACTGGGATGGCAACCGCCAATACACGGCCTTTTGCTACAACGACATCGTCCCGCTCTATGGTGGGCGCGGACTCGATCAGCCGGGCTTCCCCTATGCCTATTCCTGGGTTGAGGGCGATCTCACCCGCTACATGGAGTACCCGGTACTGGCTGGCCTCTTCCAGGGAGCCGTCGGATGGCTGGCGCGCACCACCTATCCGGCGGTCGAGTGGCTTGGGATGGCAGATGTCAGCTGGTACTTTGGGCTGACCGCGTTCATCATGTCCCTCGTGTGGGTCGGTACGGTGGTGATGGTCTTCCAGCTCACGGGTAACCGGGCATGGGACACCATCCTCATGGCGGCCAGCCCGCTCGTGGTTATTCACGCTTTTACGAACTGGGACATCCCGTCGGTGGCCTTCATGGCGGGCGCGCTTCTTGCAGTGACAAAGCGTAAGAACTGGCTCGCCGGCATCCTCATTGGGCTCGGCACAGCGTTTAAGCTGTGGCCCCTGTTTATCTTGGGCGCTTTTTTGGTGCTGGCCATCCGCCACAAGCGCTGGGCGCCTTTCTTCAAGATGTTCGCGGCAACCGCTGTGACGTGGCTCGTGGTGAACCTTCCCGTGGCGCTGGCCTACCCCGAAGCCTGGGGCGAGTTCTTTAGGCTCAATCAGGAACGCGGTGCGGATTGGACCACGATCTATGCGCTGTTGAGCCGCGTGACGGGCGTGGGCTTCGAAGCGGACTTCCTCAACACCTTCTCCCTCGTGGCTTTCCTGGCGTGCTGCGCGGCAATCGCCATCATGGGGCTCAAGACACCGCGTGCGCCGCGGGTGGCTGAGATGATCTATCTCATCATCATGGCCTTCTTGATCTTCAACAAAGTGTGGTCGCCGCAGTACTCACTGTGGCTCGTCGTACCGGCGCTCTTGGCCCTGCCACGTTGGCGTCTCATCTTTAGCTGGGCGCTTGCCGACGCCCTCCTCTGGCCCATCCTTACCTGGCACATGCTCGGGGCTGAGAACAAGGGCCTGCCGCACGAGATGCTGGATATCGCGGTGATTACCCGTGATGGCTTCATCATCGCCATCGGCGTGCTGATCATCCGTCAGATGTGGGGCAAATCGGAAGATAAGGTCCGTGCTGCGCACGGCGGTAGGGATCCATTGGCGGGGGATTTTGCGCGATGA